The Nitrospira sp. CR1.1 genome has a segment encoding these proteins:
- the accB gene encoding acetyl-CoA carboxylase biotin carboxyl carrier protein, which produces MQQLADLLKRNHLTELEIERSGMRIRIRHEPAARATTTHTVETVHNQSAAPGAAPAPQTRPSAETDGQVTITSPIVGTFYRSPSPDADPYVEEGDYVKKGQVLCIVEAMKLMNEIESEADGRITKILAESTKPVEYGQPLFLIDPSATP; this is translated from the coding sequence ATTCAGCAACTGGCCGATCTTCTGAAGCGAAATCATCTGACCGAATTGGAAATCGAGCGCAGCGGCATGCGCATCCGGATCCGGCATGAGCCGGCCGCGCGCGCCACAACGACGCACACCGTGGAAACCGTCCACAACCAATCGGCGGCGCCCGGCGCGGCGCCGGCGCCGCAAACTCGCCCCTCGGCAGAAACAGACGGCCAGGTGACGATTACATCACCGATCGTCGGCACCTTCTACCGGTCGCCCTCGCCCGACGCCGACCCATATGTGGAGGAAGGCGACTATGTGAAGAAGGGCCAGGTCTTGTGCATCGTCGAAGCCATGAAGCTCATGAATGAAATTGAGTCCGAGGCCGACGGACGCATCACCAAAATTCTGGCGGAGAGCACCAAGCCCGTCGAGTATGGACAACCACTCTTCTTGATAGATCCCAGCGCCACGCCCTAG
- the thiE gene encoding thiamine phosphate synthase, protein MLDPTVRPERPLTDVLRVAAAAGVHLFQYRDKQATMKEAYALALALRQAATEVGATLIINDRCDLALAVQADGVHLGQEDLPLADARRLLGPEKIIGLSTHTPEQASEAVGLQPDYIGFGPIFSTATKTDHDPVVGLKGLRAARALTTLPMFAIGGITSQHVTDIMTAGADGVAVISAILTAADLEAAIRSFQQPPSTPARPAH, encoded by the coding sequence ATCCTTGATCCGACCGTGCGTCCTGAGCGCCCGCTCACTGATGTGCTGCGGGTCGCCGCGGCAGCGGGAGTGCACCTGTTTCAATACCGCGACAAACAGGCGACAATGAAAGAAGCCTACGCGCTGGCGCTCGCACTACGTCAGGCGGCGACGGAGGTCGGGGCGACGCTGATCATCAACGATCGTTGCGACCTGGCATTGGCGGTTCAAGCAGACGGGGTGCACCTGGGACAGGAGGATCTCCCGCTGGCCGATGCGCGGCGACTCTTGGGACCAGAGAAAATCATCGGGCTCTCGACCCATACTCCGGAGCAAGCGAGTGAAGCGGTGGGGCTGCAACCGGACTATATCGGCTTTGGACCGATCTTCAGCACGGCCACCAAAACCGATCACGACCCGGTTGTAGGGCTTAAGGGATTACGCGCAGCCCGCGCACTCACCACCTTGCCGATGTTCGCCATCGGCGGTATTACTTCTCAGCATGTCACGGACATCATGACGGCAGGGGCAGACGGGGTGGCGGTGATCTCCGCAATTCTCACAGCCGCGGACCTTGAGGCAGCTATCCGGAGCTTTCAGCAACCGCCTTCCACACCAGCTCGGCCAGCTCACTGA
- a CDS encoding aldehyde dehydrogenase family protein, giving the protein MQPGQVCETGVRDQMFTPCGAVYTAVSTAHAAQEEPMPLDPALLEPRIRAIGEDLARRSSGLSPGLFDSRWWSQAAINLAMKDPAFKAQLFRFIDVLPSLKGDAQVVRLAEEYFGDMSGHLFGAQWGLKALASTKLGASLSGKAIRHQVEQMATSFIAGASIEQAVPALRRLWGEGRAFSVDLLGEASVNEREADAYRDRCLAALRILGDVCPAWSPSPLLERDHLGPLPRVQLSIKISALYSQLDPIDPERSYRAVAARLRPLLNVAGTLPASIIFDMEQAETKDLILSIFMRLFEEEPYRTFPHAGIALQAYRTDTGDDVQRLLAWTKTRQAPMTIRLVKGAYWDSDAIRYRQRGWSMPLFEQKSRTDVNYESLVRLLLEQSHLIRPAFGTHNLRSLAVIEAVAEALSLPQAAWEYQMIYGMAEPFQHAMSDRGRRLRLYSPVGELLPGMAYLVRRLLENTSNESFLRKEYVESQPLSLLLSPPDGTLYQSAGSPPVDQHSSPSASSTEFVNEPVADFSRAPVRTAMADAIERRRRQLGQRLDISKLAVHLPTGSDLSTHNPGQPDQLIAVVQSYQPADVAALTKIAEAAEEAWSRRPVADRVAVMRKAAALMREERWDLAAWEVFEEGKPWREADGDVAESIDFLEYYAGEMARLDPPPRLGRYPGESNEVCWSSRGVTVVIAPWNFPLAIPTGMVAAALVAGNPVLFKPSERASAVGYQLARIMLDAGVPKGLLQYVPGGPEVGRELVASAAVRTIAFTGSKDVGLGIMQAAAVQQPGQRFVKRVIAEMGGKNAIVVDETADLDEAVTGVVQSFTGYAGQKCSACSRVIVTDSIHDAFLERLTDAVMSLRIGTADDPATQVGPVIDARAKQRILEYLEFGRREGRVLVDRSAEGPGYSVGPVVIADIDPAHRMAQEEIFGPILAVLRVASFEQALECANGTAYALTGGLYSRSPRHIARAREAFDVGNLYINRPITGALVGRQPFGGHRLSGVGAKAGGEEYLKQFLVARVVSEQTLRRGFVPTL; this is encoded by the coding sequence GTGCAGCCCGGCCAGGTGTGCGAGACAGGCGTTCGCGATCAAATGTTCACGCCCTGCGGCGCGGTGTATACTGCGGTAAGTACCGCTCACGCTGCTCAGGAGGAACCGATGCCTCTCGACCCTGCCCTGCTTGAACCCCGTATTCGCGCGATTGGCGAGGACTTGGCCCGCCGTTCCAGCGGATTGTCGCCCGGTCTGTTCGATTCCCGCTGGTGGTCGCAGGCGGCGATCAACCTGGCCATGAAAGATCCTGCCTTCAAGGCGCAGCTGTTTCGCTTCATTGATGTGTTGCCGTCGCTGAAGGGTGATGCGCAGGTTGTGCGGTTGGCTGAAGAATATTTCGGCGACATGAGCGGGCATCTCTTCGGTGCACAGTGGGGACTTAAGGCACTCGCGTCCACGAAGCTCGGCGCATCGCTCAGCGGGAAGGCCATCCGGCATCAGGTGGAGCAGATGGCGACCAGCTTCATTGCCGGGGCGTCCATCGAGCAGGCGGTGCCGGCGCTGCGCCGATTGTGGGGCGAGGGGCGGGCCTTTTCGGTGGATTTGCTCGGCGAAGCGAGTGTGAACGAACGGGAGGCGGATGCCTATCGGGATCGCTGCCTGGCAGCCCTGCGGATCCTCGGTGACGTCTGCCCGGCCTGGTCCCCCTCGCCGTTGCTTGAGCGCGATCATCTCGGCCCGCTTCCCCGTGTCCAGTTGTCGATTAAAATTTCGGCCCTCTATTCGCAACTCGATCCCATCGATCCCGAGCGCAGCTATCGTGCCGTTGCGGCTCGCCTGCGGCCGCTCTTGAATGTCGCGGGCACACTCCCCGCCTCCATCATCTTCGATATGGAACAGGCGGAGACGAAGGATCTGATTCTTTCCATCTTCATGCGCCTCTTTGAGGAGGAACCGTATCGCACGTTCCCCCATGCAGGGATCGCGCTGCAGGCCTACCGCACCGACACCGGGGATGATGTGCAGCGCTTGCTGGCCTGGACGAAAACTCGGCAGGCGCCGATGACGATTCGCCTGGTGAAGGGCGCCTACTGGGATTCCGACGCGATCCGGTATCGCCAGCGCGGATGGTCGATGCCGCTCTTCGAACAGAAGTCCCGGACCGACGTGAATTATGAATCGCTGGTTCGTCTGTTGCTGGAGCAATCGCATCTCATCAGGCCGGCGTTTGGCACGCACAATCTGCGGAGCCTGGCCGTGATCGAGGCGGTGGCGGAAGCGCTCAGCCTGCCCCAGGCGGCCTGGGAATATCAGATGATCTACGGCATGGCAGAACCGTTTCAGCATGCGATGAGTGATCGGGGTCGCCGTCTCCGGCTCTATTCGCCGGTCGGTGAACTCTTGCCCGGCATGGCCTATCTCGTCCGTCGGCTGTTGGAGAACACGTCCAATGAATCGTTCTTGCGGAAAGAATACGTGGAGTCGCAGCCGCTGTCGTTGTTGTTGTCCCCGCCTGATGGCACCCTGTACCAGTCCGCAGGCTCCCCGCCTGTTGATCAACATTCCTCCCCCTCCGCCTCATCTACCGAATTTGTGAACGAACCGGTCGCGGATTTTTCGCGTGCACCCGTCCGTACCGCCATGGCCGATGCGATCGAGCGGCGCCGCAGGCAATTGGGACAACGACTCGACATATCGAAGCTGGCCGTCCATCTTCCGACAGGGTCCGATCTGTCGACGCATAATCCGGGTCAGCCGGATCAACTCATAGCGGTGGTGCAGAGTTATCAGCCCGCCGATGTCGCGGCGTTGACGAAGATTGCCGAGGCTGCTGAAGAGGCCTGGAGTAGACGGCCGGTTGCTGACCGTGTCGCGGTGATGCGGAAGGCTGCCGCCCTGATGCGGGAGGAACGGTGGGATCTGGCCGCGTGGGAAGTGTTCGAGGAAGGCAAACCCTGGCGGGAGGCCGACGGTGATGTCGCGGAGTCGATCGATTTTCTGGAATATTATGCCGGGGAAATGGCGCGGCTCGATCCCCCGCCCCGCTTGGGCCGGTATCCGGGTGAATCAAACGAGGTGTGCTGGAGCTCGCGTGGGGTGACGGTAGTGATTGCGCCATGGAACTTCCCCCTGGCGATTCCGACCGGCATGGTGGCTGCGGCCTTGGTTGCGGGCAATCCGGTGTTATTCAAGCCCTCTGAGCGGGCTTCTGCCGTGGGGTATCAACTGGCGCGTATCATGTTGGACGCCGGGGTGCCGAAAGGGTTGTTGCAATATGTTCCGGGCGGGCCTGAAGTCGGGCGCGAGTTGGTGGCCTCTGCTGCGGTGAGAACCATTGCCTTTACCGGATCGAAAGACGTGGGCTTGGGCATCATGCAGGCCGCTGCGGTTCAGCAGCCGGGACAACGTTTCGTGAAGCGGGTTATCGCCGAGATGGGCGGGAAAAATGCCATCGTCGTTGATGAGACGGCGGATCTGGATGAAGCCGTGACAGGCGTGGTGCAATCGTTCACCGGCTATGCGGGACAGAAATGTTCCGCCTGCTCGCGCGTGATTGTGACGGACTCGATTCACGATGCGTTTCTCGAACGGCTGACCGATGCCGTGATGAGTCTCCGCATCGGCACGGCTGACGATCCCGCGACTCAAGTCGGCCCGGTCATTGATGCGCGCGCGAAACAACGTATTCTGGAGTATCTCGAGTTCGGGCGGCGGGAAGGGCGGGTGCTGGTGGACCGGTCGGCGGAAGGGCCTGGATACTCGGTCGGCCCCGTGGTGATCGCGGACATTGATCCTGCGCACCGGATGGCACAGGAGGAAATTTTTGGTCCGATTCTAGCCGTGCTGCGTGTCGCCTCGTTTGAGCAGGCGCTGGAATGCGCCAACGGCACCGCTTACGCGCTGACCGGCGGACTCTATTCGCGCAGTCCCCGGCACATCGCGCGCGCGCGCGAGGCGTTTGATGTCGGGAATCTGTACATCAACCGTCCGATTACCGGAGCCCTGGTCGGGCGCCAGCCATTCGGCGGACACCGGTTATCGGGCGTAGGCGCGAAGGCCGGGGGCGAAGAGTACCTGAAACAATTTCTGGTTGCCCGCGTCGTCAGCGAGCAAACCCTCCGGCGCGGGTTCGTGCCGACCCTGTAG
- a CDS encoding P-loop NTPase, whose translation MAEEAGGAPHQEEAAARPNIIPGVKHVVAVSSGKGGVGKSTVSVNLAVALALTGARVGLLDADIYGPNIPMMMGVEKTPEQKDGKIAPAESHGVKLISMGFFVPEDTAVVWRGPMVHTAIQQLFRDVLWGELDYLLIDLPPGTGDAQLTLTQLVHLSGAVTVTTPQEVALHDVRKGMMMFQKVNVPLLGIVENMSFFVCGHCGERTEIFSHGGGERAAEKLGIPFLGRVPIDPVIRAGGDTGNPIVVAKPDSPQAHAFREIAAKLAAALQTGGASAAKSRIESLLDKIKRPAADRKPD comes from the coding sequence ATGGCAGAAGAAGCAGGCGGCGCGCCGCACCAGGAAGAAGCAGCCGCCAGACCCAATATCATTCCCGGAGTCAAACACGTCGTCGCCGTCAGCAGCGGCAAGGGCGGCGTCGGTAAATCCACGGTCTCCGTCAATCTGGCGGTCGCCCTCGCGCTCACCGGCGCCAGGGTCGGATTGCTGGATGCGGATATCTATGGCCCCAACATCCCGATGATGATGGGGGTCGAGAAAACTCCCGAACAGAAAGACGGCAAAATCGCGCCGGCGGAAAGCCACGGCGTGAAGCTGATCTCCATGGGATTTTTTGTGCCGGAAGACACGGCCGTTGTGTGGCGCGGCCCGATGGTGCACACCGCGATTCAACAACTCTTCCGGGATGTGTTATGGGGGGAGTTGGATTATTTGCTGATCGACCTGCCTCCGGGAACCGGAGACGCGCAGCTCACCCTGACCCAGCTCGTGCATCTGTCCGGCGCCGTCACCGTCACCACGCCGCAGGAAGTGGCGTTGCACGATGTGCGCAAGGGCATGATGATGTTTCAGAAGGTGAACGTGCCGCTTCTCGGCATCGTGGAAAATATGAGCTTTTTCGTCTGCGGCCATTGCGGAGAACGGACGGAGATTTTCTCTCATGGCGGCGGCGAGCGGGCGGCGGAGAAACTCGGGATTCCCTTCCTCGGCCGGGTTCCCATCGATCCCGTCATTCGCGCCGGTGGTGATACCGGCAATCCGATCGTGGTCGCCAAACCCGATTCTCCGCAGGCCCATGCCTTTCGGGAGATCGCGGCAAAATTGGCGGCGGCCTTGCAAACAGGCGGGGCATCGGCGGCCAAGAGCCGGATCGAGAGTCTATTAGATAAAATCAAACGGCCGGCCGCCGATCGGAAGCCGGACTAG
- a CDS encoding acyl-CoA desaturase, translating into MADSSAQSVCWGTVALFTTLTILTFVGVPLFAYYYDYTVLDWTLLAILYVITGMGITVGYHRMITHRSFESRPWIKICLLVMGGWAVQNSALLWCADHIRHHAHTDKEPDPYNASKGFWHSHVGWLFINTPYREDRFATKLRTDPMIRWQHRYYWVIVASGLLLPFAAGYLNGGLMSGLGCFLLAGVLRTVLVLNSTFTINSLCHMVGTQPHGAQDSSRDSWLISFISFGEGYHNYHHTYSRDYRNGSKWYNFDPSKWLIYTLSVVGLTYNLHRERT; encoded by the coding sequence ATGGCCGACTCATCAGCACAATCCGTCTGTTGGGGCACTGTGGCCCTCTTCACCACGCTGACGATCCTGACCTTCGTCGGGGTTCCGCTCTTCGCCTATTACTATGACTATACCGTCCTGGATTGGACGCTGCTGGCCATTCTCTATGTCATCACCGGCATGGGGATCACGGTGGGGTACCACCGCATGATTACCCATCGCAGCTTCGAGAGCCGTCCCTGGATCAAGATCTGCCTGCTGGTGATGGGGGGATGGGCTGTACAAAATTCCGCCTTGCTCTGGTGCGCCGATCATATTCGCCACCACGCGCATACGGACAAGGAGCCCGATCCGTACAACGCGAGCAAGGGGTTTTGGCACAGTCACGTGGGATGGTTATTCATCAATACGCCGTATCGTGAAGACCGGTTCGCCACAAAATTACGGACCGACCCGATGATCAGGTGGCAACACCGGTATTACTGGGTGATCGTGGCCTCAGGCCTGTTATTGCCCTTCGCGGCCGGCTATTTGAACGGCGGATTGATGAGCGGCCTCGGGTGTTTTTTGCTCGCCGGCGTGTTGCGTACGGTCCTGGTGTTGAATTCCACGTTTACCATCAACTCTCTCTGCCACATGGTCGGCACCCAGCCGCACGGCGCGCAAGACAGCAGCCGGGACAGCTGGCTGATTTCATTCATCAGCTTCGGCGAGGGGTACCACAATTACCATCATACCTATTCGCGCGACTATCGAAACGGGTCGAAATGGTACAACTTCGACCCGTCCAAATGGTTGATCTATACGCTTTCGGTGGTTGGGCTGACCTATAACCTCCATCGGGAACGCACGTAA
- a CDS encoding Rieske 2Fe-2S domain-containing protein, producing MGELIRIAGTADVKPGAGMVAEVNGKAIAVFNVDGTFYAIDNTCVHRGGPLGEGDVVGDVVACPWHNWEFNVKTGACINNPSAKVTTYEVTVEGTDIKVRL from the coding sequence ATGGGCGAGTTGATCAGAATCGCAGGAACCGCCGACGTGAAGCCGGGAGCCGGCATGGTCGCGGAAGTGAACGGGAAAGCCATTGCGGTCTTCAATGTGGACGGGACGTTTTATGCCATCGACAATACCTGTGTGCATCGCGGCGGCCCGCTGGGCGAAGGCGATGTTGTGGGGGATGTGGTCGCCTGCCCGTGGCATAACTGGGAGTTCAATGTGAAGACGGGCGCCTGCATCAACAACCCTTCGGCCAAAGTGACCACGTACGAAGTCACGGTCGAGGGCACCGATATTAAAGTCCGGCTGTGA
- the efp gene encoding elongation factor P gives MISTAEFRNGSPLMVEGQPFYIVEFQHVKPGKGGAFVRTKLKSYLSGNVLDRTFRSGEKFDTPEIEECDMQFLYATNDSYTFMDTDTYEQSTYEKSQLGSNADLLKENMIAKILIYEHKPITVVLPNFIELKVVDGEPGVRGDTASGGSKPVTVETGATIKVPLYLEIGEVIRIDTRTREFVERVR, from the coding sequence GTGATTTCGACCGCAGAGTTTCGGAACGGCAGCCCGTTAATGGTAGAGGGACAACCCTTTTATATCGTAGAATTTCAACACGTCAAACCCGGCAAGGGCGGAGCATTCGTGCGGACGAAGCTGAAAAGCTATCTTTCAGGCAACGTGCTCGACCGAACCTTCCGCTCCGGGGAAAAATTCGACACGCCCGAGATCGAAGAATGCGACATGCAGTTCCTCTATGCCACGAACGATTCCTATACCTTCATGGATACGGACACGTACGAGCAGTCGACGTATGAGAAGAGTCAGTTGGGCAGCAATGCCGATCTGCTCAAAGAGAACATGATCGCGAAGATCCTTATCTATGAGCACAAGCCGATTACCGTCGTCTTGCCGAATTTCATAGAACTGAAGGTCGTGGACGGCGAACCGGGTGTGCGAGGCGATACGGCCTCCGGCGGCAGCAAACCGGTCACCGTGGAAACAGGCGCCACGATCAAGGTGCCCCTCTACCTGGAAATCGGGGAAGTCATTCGTATCGATACCAGAACCCGTGAATTTGTGGAGCGCGTGCGTTGA
- the aroQ gene encoding type II 3-dehydroquinate dehydratase gives MVRLLVLHGPNLNLLGTREPSLYGQMSLPDIDQSITRRSGELGIAVQTKQSNMEGELVTWIQNARGHFDGIIINPAAYTHTSIAIRDAIAAVALPTVEVHLSNIHQREEFRHHSFIAGVALGQIAGFGPTGYLLALEALAAHLGARRTPSRRRADVRKKPAALRR, from the coding sequence ATGGTGCGGCTACTGGTGCTTCATGGTCCCAATCTCAATCTCCTGGGGACGAGGGAACCCTCCCTTTATGGGCAGATGTCGTTACCCGACATCGATCAGTCTATTACCCGCCGGAGCGGTGAACTCGGGATTGCGGTGCAGACCAAGCAGTCCAATATGGAAGGGGAACTGGTCACCTGGATTCAAAACGCCAGAGGACATTTCGACGGGATCATCATCAATCCGGCCGCCTATACGCATACCAGCATTGCGATACGTGATGCGATTGCCGCCGTCGCCTTGCCGACGGTCGAAGTCCATCTGTCGAACATTCATCAGCGGGAGGAGTTTCGCCATCACTCCTTCATCGCCGGTGTCGCCCTGGGACAGATTGCCGGTTTCGGCCCGACCGGATACCTGCTGGCGCTGGAAGCATTGGCCGCACATCTGGGAGCCAGACGCACCCCCTCGCGCAGACGAGCAGACGTGAGAAAAAAACCCGCGGCCTTGCGCCGTTGA
- the accC gene encoding acetyl-CoA carboxylase biotin carboxylase subunit → MFKKVLVANRGEIALRVIRACKELGIKTVAIHSEADAASLHVRAADEHVCVGPPEAALSYRNIPNVLSAAEVTGADAIHPGYGFLSENAHFAEVCESIGVKFIGPTSEHIALMGDKSKAREVVARKGLPVTPGSPGELRSEQDAQEAAKIIGFPVIIKASAGGGGRGMRVVNKPEELTRAFQAAQAEAKSTFGHDGVYLERYFLEPRHIEVQIVADNRGHVVHLGERDCSIQRRHQKLVEETPSPAIDERLRREIGRTAVEAVKAIRYCNVGTVEFLLDKDRNFFFMEVNTRIQVEHPITEMVTGIDLVKEQIRIAAGLPLSFKQPDIKLTGHSFECRINAEDPEKFTPCPGQITKYSAPGGMGIRVDSAMEPNAVVVPYYDSLIAKLITHGRDRQEAMARMRRALDEFVIEGIKTTIPLHRKIFNDPDFQKGHVSTTFLDRFLAGQSA, encoded by the coding sequence GTGTTTAAAAAAGTATTGGTTGCCAATCGCGGAGAGATCGCCCTTCGGGTCATCCGGGCCTGTAAAGAGCTCGGCATCAAGACCGTGGCGATTCATTCCGAGGCCGATGCCGCCAGTCTGCACGTACGGGCGGCGGACGAACATGTCTGCGTCGGCCCGCCCGAAGCCGCCCTCAGCTATCGCAACATTCCCAATGTCCTCAGCGCCGCCGAAGTGACCGGCGCCGACGCCATTCATCCCGGCTATGGATTTCTTTCCGAAAACGCGCACTTTGCCGAAGTCTGCGAATCGATCGGCGTCAAGTTCATCGGCCCCACGTCCGAACACATCGCCCTGATGGGCGACAAGTCCAAAGCGCGTGAAGTCGTGGCGAGGAAAGGCCTCCCGGTCACGCCCGGCAGTCCAGGCGAACTCCGGAGCGAACAGGATGCACAGGAGGCCGCCAAAATCATCGGCTTCCCCGTGATCATCAAAGCCTCCGCTGGGGGCGGCGGACGCGGCATGCGCGTGGTGAATAAGCCGGAAGAATTGACCAGGGCCTTTCAGGCGGCGCAGGCGGAAGCCAAGTCCACCTTCGGCCATGACGGCGTCTACCTCGAACGGTATTTTCTCGAACCCCGGCATATCGAAGTGCAGATCGTCGCGGACAACCGCGGCCATGTCGTCCATCTCGGCGAGCGTGACTGCTCGATCCAGCGGCGCCACCAGAAACTCGTCGAAGAAACCCCGTCCCCGGCCATCGACGAACGGCTGCGGCGCGAGATCGGCCGGACGGCGGTCGAGGCCGTCAAAGCCATTCGCTACTGCAATGTTGGCACAGTGGAGTTTCTGCTCGACAAGGACCGGAACTTCTTCTTCATGGAAGTGAACACGCGCATCCAGGTCGAACACCCGATCACGGAAATGGTGACCGGCATCGATCTCGTGAAAGAACAAATCCGTATCGCGGCGGGACTGCCGCTTTCGTTCAAGCAACCGGACATTAAGCTGACCGGGCACAGTTTCGAATGCCGGATCAACGCCGAAGACCCGGAAAAATTCACTCCCTGCCCGGGCCAAATCACTAAATATTCCGCCCCCGGCGGTATGGGCATCCGCGTCGACTCAGCGATGGAGCCAAACGCTGTCGTGGTGCCGTACTACGACTCCTTGATCGCCAAATTGATTACCCACGGACGCGACCGGCAGGAAGCGATGGCCCGTATGCGCCGGGCGCTGGACGAGTTCGTCATCGAGGGCATTAAAACCACGATCCCGCTCCACCGAAAGATTTTCAACGATCCTGATTTTCAGAAGGGGCATGTCTCCACAACATTCCTCGACCGCTTTCTCGCCGGCCAGTCTGCGTAA
- a CDS encoding SDR family NAD(P)-dependent oxidoreductase: MKLEPQFPRSSTREPRTVLVTGGSGGIGRGLCLAFARAGFWVGVHYCRHKEAAEETLRQLSVDGAEGAVYQADIRSRQDIQAMIDAVLDRQGRLDVLLCNAGVASSHLVVRCPEDEWQRMIDTNLTGTYRCLTAAAPVMMKQGGGSMIVIGSYAGWHGTSGQAAYAASKAGLVGLVQTAAREWGPYHIRVNLVCPGWQPTALAGDAFPSSGQLSDHVLGQISNLEDVSRTICHLAQMPGLSGQIMNLDSRIL, translated from the coding sequence GTGAAACTTGAACCACAGTTCCCCCGTTCTTCTACTCGCGAACCCCGGACGGTGTTAGTCACCGGCGGGTCCGGCGGGATCGGCCGCGGCCTGTGCCTTGCCTTCGCCCGCGCTGGATTTTGGGTCGGCGTGCACTATTGCCGTCACAAGGAGGCAGCCGAGGAGACATTACGCCAGCTCTCCGTCGATGGGGCAGAAGGCGCCGTGTATCAGGCGGACATACGGTCACGTCAGGACATTCAGGCGATGATCGATGCTGTGTTGGATCGGCAGGGCCGCCTCGACGTGCTGTTGTGCAATGCCGGCGTCGCGTCTAGCCATCTCGTGGTGCGTTGTCCGGAAGACGAATGGCAGCGCATGATCGACACGAACCTCACGGGAACCTATCGGTGCCTGACGGCTGCGGCCCCGGTAATGATGAAGCAGGGCGGCGGATCCATGATCGTGATCGGGTCCTATGCCGGATGGCATGGGACGAGCGGCCAGGCTGCCTATGCGGCCTCCAAGGCCGGCCTTGTGGGGCTCGTGCAGACCGCTGCCCGCGAATGGGGGCCGTACCATATCCGGGTGAATCTGGTCTGCCCGGGTTGGCAACCGACCGCATTGGCCGGTGATGCATTTCCTTCCTCCGGCCAGTTGAGCGACCATGTGCTGGGACAGATCTCGAATCTGGAGGATGTGAGCCGAACAATCTGCCACCTTGCTCAAATGCCCGGCTTGTCGGGACAGATCATGAACCTGGACAGCCGGATCCTCTAA
- the bioD gene encoding dethiobiotin synthase codes for MTNRAGVFMTGTDTAVGKTLVSAALVRRLVQLGRQVGVMKPVETGVDFVQPDHSDAARLMAAARVRDSLDLVSPYRFPAPLAPWSAASAERRVLDVSEIARRYDQLALRYPCVVVEGAGGLLVPMGSEWDMSDLIGRLGLPVVLVGRVGLGGINHALLTLEALERRRIRVLALLLNETAPATTPIEEAQSASTVALLKTRVAVPLLGPLPYQPQLDGLWNKTVEHLAGSRPISELAELVWKAVAESSG; via the coding sequence ATGACGAACAGGGCGGGCGTGTTCATGACGGGTACCGACACGGCGGTCGGTAAGACGCTCGTGTCCGCGGCGCTGGTCCGTAGGCTCGTGCAGTTGGGCCGCCAGGTCGGCGTGATGAAGCCGGTCGAAACCGGCGTGGATTTTGTCCAGCCGGATCACAGCGACGCCGCTCGACTGATGGCGGCTGCGCGGGTACGGGACTCTCTCGACCTTGTGTCGCCCTATCGTTTTCCCGCGCCATTGGCCCCCTGGTCTGCGGCTTCAGCGGAACGGCGGGTACTTGATGTCAGTGAAATTGCTCGACGGTACGATCAGCTGGCCCTGCGGTATCCTTGCGTCGTCGTGGAAGGAGCCGGCGGCCTCCTTGTGCCGATGGGCAGCGAATGGGATATGAGTGATCTGATCGGCCGTCTCGGGCTTCCCGTCGTGTTGGTTGGACGGGTTGGTCTTGGTGGAATCAATCACGCGCTGCTCACGCTGGAAGCGCTGGAGCGACGCCGAATCCGGGTTCTGGCTCTGCTCTTGAATGAGACGGCGCCTGCGACCACTCCTATTGAAGAAGCGCAAAGTGCATCAACCGTGGCGCTATTGAAAACGCGAGTTGCGGTTCCATTGCTGGGACCGTTGCCCTATCAACCGCAATTGGATGGTCTGTGGAACAAAACCGTCGAGCACTTGGCCGGGAGCCGTCCGATCAGTGAGCTGGCCGAGCTGGTGTGGAAGGCGGTTGCTGAAAGCTCCGGATAG